One genomic region from Sulfurimonas sp. encodes:
- the acs gene encoding acetate--CoA ligase, with protein MSEKQVFKPNKEFAKNALIKNMCEYQDLQDWATEDYEGFWGSYGKEKLDWMEPFTKVMDDSNFPFVNWFEGGKLNVSSQCIDRHLDTKKNKAAIIFEGDRGDKQIVTYLELYYNVNKFANLLKNKFDVKKGDRVIIYMPMIPEAAYAMLACARLGAIHSVIFGGFSAEAIKDRVKDADAKIIITADGAFRKDKPYMLKPVVDKALEGATPVKKVLVVQRNFEDVEWVAGRDYSYNELIDLESSHCDPEPMDSEDPLFLLYTSGSTGKPKGVQHNSAGYILWAQMTMEWVFDVKENDTYWCTADVGWITGHTYIVYGPLAMGATTVMFEGVPTYPDAGRPWKMVEEYRINQFYTAPTAIRVLHKMGEDEPGKYDLSSLKVLGTVGEPIDPPAWKWYYEAVGNNNCAIVDTYWQTETGGHVISPLPGATPIKPGCATFPLPGIMAEILDDEGNKAPVGEKGLMCITRPWPAMIRGVWGDKERFIKAYFGDVKKDGKPVYFTGDGAVYDDDGYITITGRTDDVINVSGHRMGTAEVEAAIKKHDNVAEVAVVGKPHPLKGEGIFAYILLKEDDGVADELEEMKAINAIIKIEIGNIALCDDMVFVPGLPKTRSGKIMRRILRSIAKGEEITQDISTLEDPGVVDTINKMVNS; from the coding sequence ATGTCAGAAAAACAAGTTTTTAAACCAAACAAAGAGTTTGCAAAAAATGCACTCATTAAAAATATGTGTGAATACCAAGATTTACAGGATTGGGCTACTGAAGATTATGAAGGCTTTTGGGGAAGCTATGGTAAAGAAAAACTGGATTGGATGGAACCATTTACAAAAGTAATGGACGATTCAAACTTTCCGTTTGTTAATTGGTTTGAGGGTGGTAAACTAAATGTTTCTTCTCAGTGTATTGACCGTCATTTAGATACTAAAAAGAACAAAGCAGCTATTATTTTTGAAGGTGACCGTGGAGATAAGCAAATAGTTACTTATCTTGAACTTTACTATAATGTAAATAAATTTGCTAATTTACTAAAAAATAAGTTTGATGTTAAAAAAGGTGATAGAGTTATCATCTATATGCCAATGATTCCAGAAGCTGCTTATGCTATGCTTGCTTGTGCTAGACTTGGTGCTATTCACTCTGTAATTTTTGGTGGTTTCTCTGCTGAAGCTATAAAAGATAGAGTTAAAGATGCAGATGCTAAAATTATTATCACAGCGGATGGAGCATTTCGTAAAGATAAGCCTTATATGCTTAAGCCAGTTGTTGATAAGGCACTAGAAGGTGCAACACCTGTTAAAAAAGTTCTAGTTGTTCAAAGAAACTTTGAAGATGTAGAGTGGGTAGCGGGAAGAGATTACTCTTATAACGAACTTATTGATTTAGAAAGTTCTCACTGTGACCCTGAACCTATGGATAGTGAAGATCCACTCTTCTTACTTTATACATCAGGTTCGACAGGAAAACCAAAAGGTGTTCAACATAATTCAGCTGGTTATATACTTTGGGCTCAAATGACTATGGAATGGGTTTTCGATGTTAAAGAAAACGATACTTACTGGTGTACTGCTGATGTTGGTTGGATTACAGGTCATACATACATAGTTTATGGACCACTTGCAATGGGTGCGACAACAGTAATGTTTGAAGGTGTCCCAACTTATCCAGATGCTGGTCGTCCTTGGAAAATGGTTGAAGAGTATAGAATTAACCAATTTTACACTGCACCTACTGCTATTCGTGTACTTCATAAAATGGGTGAAGATGAGCCAGGAAAATATGACTTATCATCTCTAAAAGTTTTAGGAACAGTTGGTGAGCCTATTGACCCTCCAGCATGGAAATGGTACTATGAAGCAGTTGGAAATAATAACTGTGCCATCGTTGATACTTACTGGCAAACTGAAACAGGTGGACATGTTATATCTCCACTTCCAGGTGCAACTCCTATTAAACCAGGTTGTGCTACATTCCCACTTCCAGGAATCATGGCAGAAATCTTAGATGATGAAGGCAATAAAGCTCCAGTTGGAGAAAAAGGTCTTATGTGTATAACTCGTCCATGGCCAGCGATGATTCGTGGTGTTTGGGGAGATAAAGAAAGATTTATAAAAGCATACTTTGGTGATGTTAAAAAAGATGGTAAACCAGTTTACTTTACAGGTGATGGTGCTGTTTATGATGATGATGGATATATCACTATAACAGGTCGTACGGATGATGTTATCAATGTTTCTGGACACAGAATGGGAACTGCTGAAGTTGAAGCGGCTATCAAAAAACATGATAATGTAGCAGAAGTTGCAGTAGTTGGTAAACCACATCCACTTAAAGGTGAAGGTATTTTTGCTTATATTCTTTTAAAAGAAGATGACGGTGTAGCTGATGAGCTTGAAGAAATGAAAGCTATCAATGCAATCATTAAAATAGAGATAGGTAATATTGCTCTTTGTGATGATATGGTTTTTGTTCCAGGACTTCCTAAAACTCGTTCAGGTAAAATTATGAGAAGAATCCTTCGTTCAATCGCAAAAGGTGAAGAAATTACTCAAGATATCTCAACACTTGAAGATCCAGGTGTAGTTGATACAATAAATAAGATGGTTAACTCCTAG
- the pyrF gene encoding orotidine-5'-phosphate decarboxylase, which produces MELCVALDLPTKQENLDLIHKIKEYDVWLKVGLRTFIRDGEDFLLEIKQINPDFKIFLDLKLYDIPNTMADAAQSIMGLGVDMFNVHASAGKRAMSEVMKRLDAYASRPIVLAVTALTSFSEDEFVRVYEKGINEKADQFGIDAHESGLDGVVCSAFESASIKDVTASSFMTLTPGIRPFGEDAGDQKRVANIEFAKDAQVDFIVVGRPIYQAENPAEVVEKILKKL; this is translated from the coding sequence ATGGAATTATGCGTTGCCCTCGATTTACCCACAAAACAAGAAAACCTAGATTTAATCCACAAAATAAAAGAGTATGATGTTTGGCTAAAAGTCGGACTAAGAACTTTCATAAGAGATGGAGAAGATTTCCTGCTTGAAATAAAACAAATAAATCCTGATTTTAAAATATTTTTAGATTTAAAACTATATGATATTCCAAATACTATGGCAGATGCTGCCCAATCGATAATGGGGCTTGGTGTTGATATGTTTAATGTACATGCAAGTGCAGGAAAACGAGCAATGAGTGAAGTTATGAAAAGATTGGACGCTTATGCATCTAGACCAATAGTTTTAGCTGTCACAGCTCTTACATCGTTTAGTGAAGATGAATTTGTTAGAGTTTATGAAAAGGGTATAAATGAAAAAGCTGACCAATTTGGGATAGATGCACATGAAAGTGGCTTAGATGGAGTAGTTTGTAGTGCTTTTGAGAGTGCTTCTATAAAAGATGTAACTGCAAGTAGTTTTATGACCTTAACTCCAGGAATTCGTCCTTTTGGAGAAGATGCTGGTGATCAGAAAAGAGTAGCAAATATAGAGTTTGCAAAAGATGCTCAAGTAGATTTCATAGTTGTTGGTCGCCCGATTTATCAAGCTGAAAATCCTGCAGAAGTAGTAGAGAAGATTTTAAAAAAACTTTAG
- a CDS encoding transglutaminase-like cysteine peptidase, which produces MFSNTYPSFSKKELSSIKKVSGNIAKNRVQDYQKNINSYKHLQKNKQLLKVNFYLNQLLPQYDDVIQKQEDYWASPKEFLITGYGDCEDYVIIKYFTLLKLGFDKDKLYFTTVYEKYIGGYHMVLSYFEADGKSPLVLDNLSFRILPLNIRKDLKADIFINSTGIYKINKNNKLFKVQNNSIKFQELMKKVKKER; this is translated from the coding sequence TTGTTCTCAAATACTTATCCAAGCTTTAGTAAAAAAGAGCTGTCATCTATAAAAAAAGTTTCTGGAAATATCGCAAAAAATAGAGTACAAGACTATCAAAAAAACATAAACTCATACAAGCATCTACAAAAGAATAAACAACTTTTAAAAGTAAATTTTTATCTAAATCAACTTCTTCCTCAGTATGATGATGTTATACAAAAACAAGAGGATTACTGGGCATCTCCTAAAGAATTTCTTATAACAGGCTATGGGGACTGTGAAGATTATGTCATCATAAAATATTTCACCCTTTTAAAGCTTGGATTTGATAAAGACAAGCTCTACTTTACAACAGTTTATGAAAAATATATTGGAGGATATCACATGGTTTTGAGTTATTTTGAAGCAGATGGAAAGTCACCACTTGTTTTAGACAACCTAAGCTTTAGAATTTTACCTTTAAATATCAGAAAAGATTTAAAGGCAGATATATTCATAAACTCAACTGGCATCTACAAAATAAACAAAAACAACAAACTTTTTAAAGTTCAAAACAACTCTATAAAATTTCAAGAACTTATGAAAAAAGTAAAAAAAGAACGCTAA
- a CDS encoding site-specific integrase → MKFFHYSKLYLEFKKHELKFSTLDKYTNIVRDRLNPTFGNLDISDIKPSDIKKWLYDINDVGGKSKRIYLSILSGILQEALYDEVITRNPVRLVRLPKFDTPKIKPFTADEVKQIMSLSKNDNYRYYLAIAFYTGMRSGEIIALKKSDIDFKKQIITVQRTRSRYGESTPKTKYSIRDIPIIKLLEPYITELYKKHDSEYLFITQYKKPYKDNHVFAENFWKKALKELNLEYRRPYNARHTYATNMLYNNLVTPLQLAQLLGHANAQMVFDVYVNYIDSFNENFDRSINIYI, encoded by the coding sequence ATGAAATTTTTTCACTACTCAAAACTATATTTAGAGTTTAAAAAGCATGAATTAAAATTCTCTACTTTAGACAAATATACTAATATAGTAAGAGATAGACTAAATCCTACTTTTGGTAATTTAGATATATCAGATATTAAACCTAGTGATATTAAAAAATGGCTTTATGATATTAATGATGTAGGTGGTAAATCTAAACGAATATATCTTAGTATCTTATCTGGTATCTTACAAGAAGCTCTTTATGATGAAGTTATTACTCGTAATCCCGTTAGACTTGTAAGGCTTCCTAAATTTGACACTCCAAAGATAAAACCTTTTACAGCTGATGAAGTAAAACAAATCATGTCCTTATCTAAAAACGACAACTATCGTTATTATCTAGCTATTGCATTTTATACGGGTATGCGTTCGGGCGAAATAATTGCACTCAAGAAGAGTGATATAGATTTTAAAAAGCAAATTATAACTGTACAGCGTACACGCTCACGCTATGGAGAAAGTACACCTAAAACAAAATATAGTATAAGAGATATTCCTATTATAAAACTCTTGGAGCCATACATCACAGAACTATACAAAAAACATGATAGTGAGTATCTATTTATTACTCAATATAAGAAACCTTATAAAGATAATCATGTGTTCGCTGAAAACTTTTGGAAGAAAGCACTTAAAGAGTTAAATTTAGAGTATAGACGACCTTACAACGCTAGACATACTTATGCTACAAATATGCTTTATAACAATTTAGTTACACCTTTGCAACTTGCTCAATTATTAGGTCATGCAAACGCTCAAATGGTCTTTGATGTGTATGTAAATTATATAGATTCGTTTAACGAAAATTTTGATAGGTCGATAAATATTTACATTTGA